A window from Flavobacterium gyeonganense encodes these proteins:
- a CDS encoding DUF3347 domain-containing protein, with the protein MYPFKNIMMAIFLLLSVRSQSQVKNDSTENIKIYGNCSMCKDNIEHAGNEKNVAVVIWDKNTKMASVTYDSKKTNTDQILKRIALAGYDNSSFLAPQSSYDKLPDCCKYVRELKKAEPKSEMVSTSHKVHNEAAQEGPFQRIYDAYFALNDAFIQSDTEAVAAKAKAFLDAVSAVKMESLSEQEHTIWMKVNSVLTAHSGAIATAKGIDKQRESFKGLSKNLYELLKTAKGATPVYYQYCPMADANWLSKENTIKNPYYGSQMLSCGKTVETIP; encoded by the coding sequence ATGTATCCATTCAAAAATATAATGATGGCAATATTCCTGTTGCTATCAGTTCGTAGCCAGTCTCAGGTTAAAAATGATAGTACTGAGAACATCAAAATATATGGAAATTGTTCCATGTGCAAGGACAATATAGAACACGCAGGTAATGAAAAAAATGTGGCTGTCGTTATCTGGGATAAAAATACCAAAATGGCTTCTGTAACCTATGATTCCAAAAAAACAAATACAGATCAGATTTTAAAACGTATTGCTCTAGCCGGCTATGATAATAGCAGTTTTTTAGCACCACAATCGTCTTACGACAAACTTCCTGATTGCTGTAAATATGTAAGGGAATTAAAAAAAGCTGAACCAAAATCTGAAATGGTGTCTACTTCTCATAAAGTTCATAATGAAGCAGCTCAAGAAGGTCCATTTCAAAGAATTTATGATGCTTATTTTGCTCTTAATGATGCTTTTATTCAGTCTGATACTGAAGCGGTGGCGGCCAAAGCAAAAGCATTTCTGGATGCTGTTTCGGCTGTAAAAATGGAGTCATTATCTGAACAGGAACATACAATCTGGATGAAAGTAAATTCAGTATTGACAGCACATTCGGGCGCGATTGCAACAGCAAAAGGAATAGATAAACAAAGGGAAAGTTTTAAGGGATTGTCTAAAAATCTTTATGAATTGCTCAAAACTGCTAAAGGAGCAACGCCTGTTTATTATCAATATTGCCCAATGGCAGATGCTAATTGGCTAAGTAAAGAGAATACCATAAAAAATCCGTATTATGGTTCCCAGATGCTAAGCTGTGGTAAAACGGTAGAAACCATTCCATAA
- a CDS encoding 3-hydroxyacyl-ACP dehydratase FabZ family protein translates to MCEIEKLIPHRTPFLFVDQIISFSNETIIGIKTFDERDLWLRGSVPESEYIPGTILIESMAQCGGAGVKLLGITSGFFGLVSIEDTEFYTAARFKDQIKFIIKNIRLSEKIIKQSGIAYVADKKIIKASWMCVKI, encoded by the coding sequence ATGTGTGAAATTGAAAAATTAATTCCGCATCGGACTCCTTTTTTATTCGTAGATCAAATAATATCATTTTCAAATGAAACAATTATTGGTATCAAAACTTTTGATGAAAGAGATCTTTGGTTAAGAGGAAGCGTTCCTGAATCCGAGTATATTCCCGGAACAATTTTGATCGAATCAATGGCCCAATGCGGAGGTGCAGGTGTAAAACTTTTAGGAATAACCAGTGGTTTTTTTGGTCTTGTATCCATAGAAGATACAGAATTTTATACAGCTGCAAGATTTAAAGATCAAATAAAATTTATAATAAAAAATATTCGTTTAAGTGAAAAGATAATCAAACAGTCAGGAATTGCATATGTGGCCGATAAAAAGATTATAAAGGCAAGCTGGATGTGTGTCAAAATATAA
- a CDS encoding thioredoxin family protein, whose product MKLITMFLLLGILPGTIKWETDFDTAKKTAREQHRLILLNFSGSDWCGPCILTRRDYLENPGFTEMADQKLVLVNADFPRKKKNIPSADQVKRNEALAEIYNKEGSFPLTLLLDAEGKVIKIWHGKPESSPEQWTAEIKSLCDNQK is encoded by the coding sequence ATGAAACTAATTACAATGTTCCTTTTATTAGGTATTCTTCCCGGAACTATAAAATGGGAAACTGATTTTGATACTGCAAAAAAGACAGCCAGAGAGCAGCACCGCCTCATCCTGCTTAATTTTTCGGGATCCGACTGGTGCGGTCCCTGTATCCTAACGCGCAGGGACTATCTTGAGAATCCAGGCTTTACAGAAATGGCCGATCAAAAGCTTGTACTGGTCAATGCTGATTTTCCACGCAAAAAGAAAAATATCCCGTCTGCCGATCAGGTAAAAAGAAATGAGGCACTGGCCGAAATTTACAACAAAGAGGGCAGTTTTCCACTAACCCTTCTTCTGGACGCAGAGGGTAAGGTTATCAAAATCTGGCATGGAAAACCGGAAAGCTCACCTGAGCAGTGGACTGCCGAAATCAAATCATTATGTGACAACCAAAAATAA
- a CDS encoding DUF3347 domain-containing protein: MKKILATALICLSTFMQAQLTSKQEVTPELVAKREAQKKEITNNYLALKNSLVLSDSLAAAKSADALKSSLKNFKFKKLTLEQMNEATAKRKVIIDLVSRVAATKNINKQREIVQELSVKFWDLAPKFKAEDATLYLQVCPMTGAAWTSDSKEIKNPYYPKNMLTCGEVKASL; this comes from the coding sequence ATGAAAAAAATACTAGCAACAGCACTTATTTGCTTAAGCACATTCATGCAGGCACAGCTAACATCAAAACAAGAAGTAACACCTGAGTTAGTAGCAAAACGTGAAGCACAAAAAAAGGAAATCACAAATAATTACCTGGCTTTAAAAAACAGCCTTGTCCTGTCAGATAGTCTTGCTGCTGCTAAAAGTGCAGATGCATTAAAGTCCTCATTAAAAAATTTCAAATTTAAAAAACTGACGCTTGAACAAATGAATGAGGCCACCGCAAAAAGAAAAGTAATCATTGATCTTGTAAGTCGGGTAGCAGCAACGAAAAATATCAATAAACAGCGTGAGATTGTTCAGGAGCTTTCGGTTAAATTCTGGGACCTGGCTCCAAAGTTTAAGGCTGAGGACGCCACATTGTATCTTCAGGTGTGCCCAATGACAGGGGCAGCGTGGACAAGCGACAGTAAGGAAATCAAGAACCCTTACTATCCAAAAAATATGCTGACTTGCGGTGAAGTAAAAGCAAGTTTATAA
- a CDS encoding DUF4266 domain-containing protein: protein MKNQKQQNLVLLCSIALAGILTSSCTSVKEYQKGKINDSEMVLANRKIEKTELSFQSYREGASGANAGKSGGGCGCN from the coding sequence ATGAAAAATCAAAAGCAGCAAAATCTCGTACTCTTGTGCAGTATTGCTTTAGCAGGCATTCTCACATCATCATGTACTTCTGTAAAAGAATATCAGAAGGGAAAAATCAATGATTCTGAAATGGTGCTTGCCAACAGGAAAATTGAAAAAACAGAACTAAGTTTTCAATCCTACCGCGAGGGAGCTTCCGGGGCAAATGCAGGCAAAAGCGGCGGAGGCTGTGGCTGTAACTAA
- a CDS encoding Crp/Fnr family transcriptional regulator, whose product MLLKEGEICSKIYFVAKGLLRIYFIDDKDEEKTFHFCLENTFGTDYESFLKGIPSSFSIQAMEDTDVLVISFEMLQNIYRVLQHGEKLGRRITEEYFFLVNDKIKAIYVNAPLVRYRDMDKRFPKIHQRVPQHCIASYLNITPVHLSRLKYMNDTA is encoded by the coding sequence ATACTTTTAAAGGAAGGTGAAATATGTTCCAAAATTTATTTTGTTGCAAAAGGACTGCTTCGTATTTATTTTATAGATGACAAGGATGAAGAGAAAACATTTCATTTTTGTTTAGAAAATACTTTTGGTACTGATTATGAGAGTTTTTTGAAAGGGATTCCTTCCAGTTTTTCAATTCAGGCTATGGAAGATACCGATGTACTTGTAATATCGTTTGAAATGCTTCAAAATATTTATCGTGTATTACAGCATGGGGAAAAATTGGGAAGACGAATCACTGAAGAATACTTTTTTTTGGTCAATGACAAAATCAAAGCAATATATGTGAATGCTCCACTGGTGCGTTACAGGGATATGGATAAACGATTTCCAAAAATACACCAGCGTGTGCCTCAGCACTGTATTGCATCTTATCTTAATATTACCCCTGTTCATTTGAGCCGTTTAAAATATATGAATGATACAGCATAA
- a CDS encoding VIT1/CCC1 transporter family protein — MKTENHYIIRSGWLRAAVLGANDGILSTASLVIGIAAASTTREPIILAAAAGITAGALSMAAGEYVSVSSQADVETSDLKREKLELETDPEAELEELTNIYIQRGLNKELARKTAEELTAHNALEAHARDELGINEITQANPFMAAFASALSFVIGGLLPLLTAVFAPVQKMVLYQYCFSILFLAFSGILAAKAGGSHTLKAVLRICLWGTFAMAASALVGHLLGFRMFKFYRFKI; from the coding sequence ATGAAAACAGAAAACCATTACATCATCAGAAGTGGATGGCTAAGGGCTGCTGTACTGGGCGCAAATGATGGAATTTTATCTACTGCGAGTTTAGTAATTGGTATTGCGGCAGCAAGTACAACAAGAGAGCCTATTATACTTGCCGCTGCTGCGGGTATAACTGCAGGAGCTCTTTCGATGGCTGCAGGCGAATATGTATCGGTAAGTTCACAAGCAGATGTTGAAACCTCAGACCTGAAACGTGAAAAGCTAGAGCTCGAAACCGACCCTGAGGCTGAACTGGAAGAGCTCACCAATATTTATATTCAAAGAGGATTAAATAAAGAACTCGCCCGTAAAACTGCAGAAGAGTTAACCGCTCATAATGCGCTTGAAGCACACGCACGAGATGAACTAGGCATTAATGAAATTACGCAGGCCAATCCTTTTATGGCTGCTTTCGCTTCAGCTCTCTCTTTTGTGATTGGCGGACTCCTGCCGCTACTGACAGCAGTTTTTGCACCAGTACAAAAAATGGTTCTATATCAGTACTGCTTTTCAATACTTTTCTTAGCATTCTCCGGAATCCTGGCAGCTAAAGCAGGCGGATCGCATACTTTAAAAGCTGTGTTGCGTATCTGCCTTTGGGGTACATTTGCAATGGCTGCTTCAGCCCTTGTAGGACATCTTTTGGGGTTCAGAATGTTTAAGTTTTACAGATTCAAAATTTAA
- a CDS encoding phosphatase PAP2 family protein: MMKIQLFIVSSLLTLCTFGQSKNPDSLSFNKELKFKYEALIIPSVLIGYGVIGLESHTLKDINSDTKNEINEHIDKKFTIDDFSQYSAFLSVYALNSAGVKGKNNFKDRTIILASAYLIMGTTVNVIKMTGNEMRPDGTSNNSFPSGHTATAFMGAEFLYQEYKDVSVWYGISGYLVAAGTGFFRMYNDRHWFSDVAAGAGIGILSTKIAYWLHPVISKKIFKKRKT; the protein is encoded by the coding sequence ATGATGAAAATACAGCTGTTTATTGTAAGTAGCCTTTTGACTTTATGCACCTTTGGACAGTCAAAAAATCCAGATAGTCTTAGCTTTAATAAAGAGCTAAAATTTAAATATGAAGCATTAATTATTCCAAGTGTTTTAATTGGATATGGAGTTATTGGACTCGAAAGTCACACACTTAAAGACATCAATTCAGATACTAAAAATGAAATAAATGAACATATTGACAAGAAGTTTACGATTGATGATTTTTCGCAGTACTCTGCTTTTTTGTCTGTTTATGCTCTGAATTCAGCAGGTGTTAAAGGTAAAAATAATTTCAAAGACCGCACGATTATCCTCGCTTCAGCTTATTTAATTATGGGTACAACGGTAAATGTAATTAAAATGACCGGAAACGAGATGAGACCTGATGGGACTTCAAACAACTCATTTCCTTCCGGACATACAGCAACTGCTTTTATGGGGGCTGAATTTCTGTATCAGGAATATAAAGATGTATCTGTCTGGTACGGCATTTCAGGATATTTGGTCGCTGCAGGTACAGGATTTTTCAGGATGTACAATGACAGGCATTGGTTTAGTGATGTTGCAGCCGGAGCCGGTATTGGAATTTTGAGTACTAAAATAGCCTATTGGCTTCATCCTGTAATTAGCAAAAAAATATTCAAAAAAAGGAAAACCTAA
- a CDS encoding DUF3570 domain-containing protein: MKRIFITGFALLALFQLRAQNTPADSTGYKSRKLKLEEVNLVSSYYKQDGNNSAVGGGIGSQHLTDIANTIDVKLIKYGETGIKHTFDIEAGIDHYTSASSDMIDLSANSSASSSDNRFYPSLSYLRENEEKGRTFGIGVSSSTEFDYQSFGGNISFSQKTKNKNGEFTAKFQTFIDQLKLIEPLELRTSGENYGSANRNTFAGTLSYSQIINQRLQVMLVGDIISQNGYLSLPFHRVYFADNTVHQEKMPDTRLKIPLGIRASYFLGDNIIIRAYYRYYTDDWNLKAHTADLEIPVKLTQSFSLSPFYRYYTQSAAKYFKPYGAHTSADNFYTSNYDLSKFDSSFFGMGMKFTPPDGIFGLKHWNTLEIRYGHYDRSNNLTSDIISLNIKYK; the protein is encoded by the coding sequence ATGAAAAGGATATTCATAACAGGATTTGCACTATTGGCTTTATTCCAATTAAGAGCACAAAATACACCTGCTGATTCTACCGGTTACAAAAGCAGAAAGTTAAAACTTGAAGAAGTTAATCTGGTATCCAGTTATTACAAACAGGATGGAAATAATTCAGCTGTAGGCGGAGGAATCGGATCACAGCATTTAACTGATATAGCGAATACTATTGATGTTAAACTGATTAAATACGGCGAAACCGGAATCAAACACACCTTTGATATTGAAGCAGGAATCGACCATTATACCTCTGCTTCTTCAGACATGATTGACCTTAGTGCTAACTCTTCTGCTTCTTCTTCAGACAACCGCTTCTACCCTTCCTTAAGCTATCTTAGGGAGAATGAAGAAAAAGGAAGGACTTTTGGAATAGGCGTTTCATCCTCAACTGAATTCGATTATCAGTCATTTGGAGGAAACATCAGCTTCTCACAAAAGACAAAAAATAAGAATGGTGAATTTACTGCTAAATTCCAAACGTTTATTGACCAGTTAAAACTTATTGAACCCCTTGAGCTTCGTACATCAGGTGAAAATTATGGAAGCGCAAACCGAAACACTTTTGCCGGAACACTAAGTTATTCTCAAATCATCAACCAAAGGCTTCAGGTTATGCTGGTAGGGGATATTATCAGTCAGAACGGTTACTTAAGTCTTCCTTTTCACAGGGTTTATTTTGCAGATAATACAGTACATCAGGAAAAAATGCCTGATACCAGACTTAAAATTCCATTGGGAATAAGAGCCAGTTATTTTCTAGGCGATAATATTATCATAAGAGCCTACTACAGGTATTATACTGATGACTGGAATTTAAAAGCCCATACGGCTGATCTTGAAATACCGGTAAAGCTCACCCAGTCATTTTCGCTTAGTCCTTTTTACAGATATTATACGCAGAGTGCCGCAAAGTATTTCAAACCATACGGAGCTCATACTAGTGCTGATAATTTCTACACCAGCAACTATGACCTGTCTAAGTTTGACAGCAGTTTTTTTGGAATGGGGATGAAATTTACTCCTCCTGATGGTATCTTTGGCCTAAAACACTGGAATACCCTTGAAATCCGATACGGACATTACGATAGGTCTAACAATTTGACTTCTGATATTATAAGCCTTAATATTAAATATAAATAA
- a CDS encoding helix-turn-helix transcriptional regulator has translation MTAGIKENIKNIRELKNYTQEYMAERLNISQAAYSKIEKGKTEITLLKLQEIATVFEITIEDILQFKNDLSSTGKKTSECGIETRHCSNHFVEQLYKDKIMLLERLLEKTEWELKRYTANL, from the coding sequence ATGACAGCCGGCATAAAAGAAAATATTAAAAATATTAGGGAATTAAAGAATTATACGCAGGAATATATGGCTGAAAGGTTGAATATTAGCCAGGCCGCGTATAGTAAAATAGAAAAAGGAAAAACAGAAATAACACTTTTGAAATTACAGGAAATTGCAACTGTGTTTGAAATTACCATAGAGGATATACTACAGTTTAAAAATGATTTATCTTCGACTGGAAAGAAAACCAGTGAATGTGGGATTGAGACCAGACATTGTTCCAATCATTTTGTAGAGCAGCTTTATAAAGATAAAATAATGCTTTTGGAGCGTCTGCTGGAGAAAACAGAATGGGAACTCAAAAGGTATACTGCAAATTTGTAA
- a CDS encoding multicopper oxidase domain-containing protein, producing MKSIYILLLIAVTATAQKVVRYDLYVRDTLVNFTGTQKRAIAVNGQIPMPTLTFTEGDIAEIYVHNEMDEETSLHWHGLFLPNKEDGVPYLTQMPIKPHTVYKYTFPIIQHGTHWYHSHSGLQEQIGMYGSFIINKKTDDPTFRKGIDDLPTVPVILSEWTDMKPHNIHRLLHNASDWFAIKKGTTQSYGEAIRQGHFFTKVVNEWKRMNAMDVSDVYYDRFLMNGKNESQLSQFKGGDKVRLRISNGGASSNFWLTYAGGKITVVANDGNDVEPVEVDRLLIAVSETYDVVVKIPADQTAYEFLATPEDRTKSASLYVGSGIKQLVEPLPKLKYFEGMKMMNGMMKMNGDLDDMGMSMSLNQMDMNVVMYPEITGETVKKANSSHENHTKEGALQYNSNALSDIVTLNYSMLKSTIKTTLLKDAPVKELRFELTGNMNRYVWSLDNKVVSETDKILIKKGENVRIVLYNGSMMRHPMHLHGHDFRLINDQGDYAPLKNVVDIMPMETDTIEFTANAEGDWFFHCHILYHMMSGMGRIFSYENQKSNPEIPNPKAAQRKLFADDRMFHFMAENDFATNGNDGEAMYQNTRWSIGTEWRLGYTDMHGYETETHIGRYIGKMQWLMPFIGFDWRYRKMEMGEYEKNLFGQTNTKNERAVFSAGVNYTLPMLIVAQAEVFTDGNFRFQLERMDIPLSKRLRMNLMWNTDKEYMAGLKYIIGKNFGLTTHYDSDMGVGFGLNLNY from the coding sequence ATGAAATCAATCTATATACTATTGCTGATTGCTGTTACTGCAACCGCACAAAAAGTGGTGCGGTACGATCTTTATGTCAGGGATACTCTTGTCAATTTCACAGGCACACAAAAAAGAGCTATTGCCGTTAATGGACAAATTCCGATGCCGACACTTACATTCACAGAAGGTGATATTGCCGAAATTTATGTACACAATGAAATGGATGAAGAAACTTCGCTTCATTGGCATGGACTATTCTTGCCTAACAAGGAAGACGGAGTTCCTTATCTGACTCAAATGCCTATAAAACCTCATACAGTTTATAAATATACTTTTCCCATAATTCAGCATGGAACGCACTGGTATCACAGCCATAGTGGGCTTCAGGAACAAATTGGGATGTACGGATCCTTTATAATTAATAAAAAAACAGATGATCCTACTTTTAGAAAAGGTATTGATGATCTGCCCACCGTTCCTGTTATTTTAAGTGAATGGACTGATATGAAACCTCACAATATTCACAGGCTTCTGCATAATGCCAGTGATTGGTTTGCGATAAAAAAAGGAACAACCCAAAGTTATGGAGAAGCGATCAGGCAGGGACATTTTTTTACGAAAGTGGTCAATGAATGGAAACGAATGAACGCCATGGATGTAAGTGATGTTTATTATGACCGTTTTTTAATGAATGGCAAAAATGAAAGTCAGTTGTCTCAGTTTAAAGGAGGAGATAAAGTCCGTTTGAGGATTTCTAATGGCGGGGCTTCAAGTAATTTTTGGCTCACCTATGCAGGAGGTAAAATTACAGTTGTAGCAAACGACGGCAATGACGTAGAACCTGTAGAAGTGGATCGTCTGCTTATTGCAGTTTCTGAAACCTATGATGTTGTGGTGAAAATTCCCGCAGATCAGACAGCGTATGAATTTTTGGCTACACCAGAAGACAGAACTAAATCGGCCTCCTTATATGTTGGTTCGGGGATCAAACAGCTTGTTGAACCACTTCCTAAATTAAAATATTTTGAAGGAATGAAGATGATGAACGGTATGATGAAAATGAATGGCGATCTTGATGATATGGGTATGAGCATGTCCCTGAATCAAATGGATATGAACGTAGTCATGTATCCTGAAATTACAGGTGAAACAGTTAAAAAAGCAAATTCTTCTCATGAAAATCATACCAAGGAAGGGGCGTTGCAATACAACAGTAATGCATTGTCCGATATTGTAACCTTAAATTACAGTATGCTCAAATCTACTATTAAAACGACACTTCTTAAGGATGCACCTGTCAAAGAACTTCGGTTTGAGCTTACCGGCAATATGAATCGTTATGTCTGGAGCCTGGACAATAAAGTAGTATCTGAAACAGATAAAATCCTGATCAAAAAAGGAGAGAATGTGCGTATTGTATTGTACAATGGCTCTATGATGCGTCATCCAATGCATTTGCATGGCCATGATTTTCGTCTGATTAATGATCAGGGCGATTATGCACCGCTAAAAAATGTGGTTGATATCATGCCAATGGAAACTGATACGATAGAATTTACTGCCAATGCTGAAGGGGACTGGTTTTTTCATTGCCATATTCTTTATCATATGATGAGTGGTATGGGAAGGATTTTTAGCTATGAAAACCAAAAGTCTAACCCTGAAATTCCGAATCCTAAAGCAGCTCAAAGAAAACTCTTTGCTGATGACAGGATGTTTCATTTTATGGCAGAAAATGATTTTGCTACCAACGGTAACGATGGTGAAGCGATGTATCAAAATACGCGATGGAGTATAGGAACAGAATGGAGGTTAGGTTATACCGATATGCACGGTTACGAAACAGAAACCCATATTGGAAGGTATATTGGCAAAATGCAGTGGCTGATGCCTTTTATCGGGTTTGACTGGCGATACCGTAAGATGGAGATGGGTGAGTATGAAAAGAACCTCTTTGGACAAACCAATACTAAAAATGAGAGAGCTGTATTTAGCGCCGGGGTCAATTACACTCTGCCAATGTTAATTGTTGCGCAGGCAGAAGTTTTTACGGATGGTAATTTTCGTTTTCAGCTGGAACGCATGGATATTCCTCTTTCGAAAAGGCTTCGAATGAACCTGATGTGGAATACCGATAAAGAATATATGGCAGGTTTGAAATATATAATAGGAAAGAATTTTGGACTTACCACGCATTACGATAGTGATATGGGAGTAGGGTTTGGTCTGAACCTGAATTATTAG
- a CDS encoding FAD:protein FMN transferase — translation MAAVQKYSQSMKLMGNIFTITVTAADQATADEHINAATEEIKRIEKLLTTYKDDSQTNQINAAAGIHPVKVEPEVFNLIERSLGISGITQGAFDISYGSIDKTLWNFDRTMTSLPDSETALKMVHLIDYRNIILDKENTTVFLKEKGMRIGFGGIGKGYAAEMAKQILLKRDVKSGIINASGDLCAWGLQPDGSRWTIGVADPDTPNAAFSYMEISNRAVATSGNYEKFVTINGKKYSHTIDPKTGLPITGIKSVTIIASNAEFADAMATPIAVMGIKAGLFLIDQIPDLHCIIIDDNNKIYTSKNIRLK, via the coding sequence ATGGCAGCTGTACAGAAATATTCCCAGTCCATGAAACTGATGGGAAATATATTCACCATTACTGTTACAGCAGCTGATCAGGCTACTGCTGACGAACACATTAATGCTGCCACTGAAGAGATTAAACGCATTGAAAAACTTCTTACCACCTATAAAGATGACAGTCAGACCAATCAGATTAATGCTGCTGCCGGTATTCATCCTGTAAAGGTTGAGCCGGAAGTTTTTAATCTAATCGAAAGGTCACTTGGCATTTCTGGCATCACCCAGGGAGCCTTTGATATTTCATACGGAAGCATCGATAAGACCCTTTGGAATTTTGACCGTACCATGACCTCACTTCCAGATAGTGAAACAGCGTTAAAGATGGTACACCTGATTGACTACAGAAATATAATTCTGGATAAAGAAAATACGACTGTATTTTTAAAAGAAAAAGGAATGCGTATCGGCTTTGGAGGAATCGGAAAAGGTTATGCAGCCGAAATGGCAAAACAGATCCTGCTGAAACGCGATGTAAAGAGCGGAATCATTAATGCCAGCGGTGATTTATGTGCATGGGGGTTACAACCAGACGGCAGCAGATGGACTATTGGAGTAGCTGATCCGGACACTCCAAATGCCGCTTTTTCTTACATGGAAATATCCAATAGAGCAGTAGCCACATCCGGAAATTATGAAAAATTTGTAACCATTAATGGCAAAAAATATTCGCATACCATAGATCCCAAAACAGGCCTTCCGATAACAGGAATAAAAAGCGTCACTATTATCGCATCAAATGCTGAATTTGCAGATGCCATGGCCACTCCGATAGCGGTTATGGGAATTAAGGCCGGTTTATTTTTAATCGATCAGATTCCGGATTTGCATTGTATAATAATAGATGACAATAATAAAATTTACACTTCCAAAAACATTCGCCTAAAATGA